A single window of Caldimicrobium thiodismutans DNA harbors:
- a CDS encoding adenylosuccinate synthase yields the protein MSTLIVVGTQWGDEGKGKIVDVLTEKADFVVRFQGGNNAGHTLVINQKKHILHLIPSGIFHPHTTCVIGNGVVVDPEVLIDEIEKLKKEGLEISPQKLKVSERAHAIMPYHKALDLAREAKAKGNKIGTTGRGIGPCYEDKVGRRGFRLIDLTRPDFFKEKLKSVLEEKNFFLQYLGAETLNYEEICQKYLQFGEYLRPYLVDTATLLWEAYSKEQNILFEGAQGTFLDIDYGTYPYVTSSNTLSGNACCGSGFGPTAIKEVLGIVKAYTTRVGEGPFPTELKDITGEYLREKGGEYGSTTGRPRRCGWLDLVMVKTAIKLNGITGIAITKLDVLSGLDTIKLCTSYKIREKSLDSFPTTLEDLAKVEPQYEEFSGWKEDLSKIQRFEDLPDKAKSYLKRIEEYLQVPIYIVSTGPDRENCLFLKKAFFL from the coding sequence ATGTCCACACTTATTGTTGTGGGAACCCAGTGGGGGGATGAAGGTAAGGGCAAGATTGTGGATGTCCTTACTGAGAAAGCAGATTTTGTAGTTCGCTTTCAAGGTGGTAATAATGCAGGGCACACCCTTGTTATAAATCAAAAAAAGCACATTCTTCATCTCATACCTTCTGGAATTTTTCATCCTCACACAACCTGTGTCATAGGTAATGGAGTAGTTGTTGACCCAGAGGTGCTTATTGATGAGATTGAAAAACTGAAAAAAGAGGGTCTTGAAATCTCTCCTCAGAAACTCAAAGTCAGTGAAAGGGCTCATGCTATCATGCCTTATCATAAAGCCCTTGATCTTGCCAGAGAAGCTAAAGCTAAGGGTAATAAAATAGGGACAACCGGGAGAGGTATTGGCCCATGCTACGAGGATAAGGTTGGAAGGCGAGGGTTTAGGCTTATTGACCTTACAAGACCAGATTTTTTCAAAGAAAAATTAAAGTCTGTCCTTGAGGAGAAAAATTTTTTTTTGCAATATCTCGGGGCTGAAACCTTAAATTATGAAGAAATTTGTCAAAAATACTTGCAATTCGGTGAATATCTCAGGCCCTATCTTGTGGATACTGCAACACTTCTTTGGGAGGCCTATTCCAAGGAGCAAAATATCCTCTTTGAAGGTGCCCAGGGCACCTTTCTTGACATTGATTATGGCACCTATCCCTATGTAACCTCCTCTAACACCCTTTCAGGCAATGCCTGTTGCGGTTCAGGCTTCGGTCCCACAGCCATAAAAGAAGTCCTTGGCATAGTTAAGGCCTACACCACCAGAGTGGGGGAAGGACCCTTCCCAACAGAACTTAAGGATATAACAGGAGAATACCTGAGAGAAAAGGGAGGGGAATACGGATCCACCACAGGTAGACCGAGAAGATGTGGCTGGCTGGATCTGGTTATGGTAAAAACCGCCATAAAATTAAATGGAATCACAGGAATTGCTATAACCAAATTAGATGTCCTCTCTGGCCTTGATACAATTAAACTTTGCACAAGCTATAAAATAAGAGAAAAAAGCCTTGATAGCTTCCCCACCACCCTTGAGGATCTGGCAAAAGTGGAACCTCAGTATGAGGAATTTTCAGGCTGGAAGGAAGATCTAAGTAAGATTCAAAGATTTGAAGATCTCCCAGATAAAGCTAAATCTTACTTAAAGCGCATTGAAGAGTATTTACAGGTTCCTATCTACATTGTTAGCACAGGCCCTGATCGGGAAAATTGCCTCTTTCTAAAAAAAGCCTTTTTCCTGTAG
- the aspS gene encoding aspartate--tRNA ligase has protein sequence MRLKRTHQIGEITPKLIGEELSVSGWILRRRDHGGVIFLDLRDRTGLLQVVFEEGIDPEVHALADSLRIEYVITVKGVLRRRPPGMENPKIPTGEVELVAKDLEILNTSHTPPFPMDEDLSEVSEAIRLKYRYLEMRALNGQEPFIFRHKVNQALREFLNARGFLELETPYLTKSTPEGARDYLVPSRLYPGKFYALPQSPQLFKQIFMVAGFERYYQIVRCFRDEDLRADRQPEFTQLDLEMSFVTEEDVMQLVEELISHLFEKTMGISLSVPFPRLSYQYAISTYGTDRPDLRFGLELKDVSEIAKASQFQVFRSALEKGGFVKGIKVPAHFTRKEIEELTSFAQELGAKGLAWIKYTKRGTTFEEKWSSPIVKFFDPTLLNKMELLFELEEEKATLLFVADTPSLTHSILGELRNHLAKKLSLIPEREFKFTWVVDFPLFEYSEEEGRPVSVHHPFTHPKEEDLELLEKDPLKVRSKAYDIVLNGIEIGGGSIRIHRRDLQQRIFKILGISEEEAEEKFGFLLQALDFGAPPHGGLAFGLDRLIMLMLGKKSIREVIPFPKTQRGQCLLTGAPSEVRIEQILELHLLPGWEKKKEGS, from the coding sequence ATGCGACTGAAGAGAACTCATCAGATTGGTGAAATTACCCCTAAGCTTATAGGAGAAGAACTTAGTGTCTCTGGATGGATTTTGCGGAGAAGGGATCATGGGGGAGTTATCTTTCTTGATTTAAGAGATAGAACCGGACTTCTACAGGTAGTCTTTGAAGAGGGAATAGATCCAGAGGTTCATGCCTTAGCGGATTCCCTACGGATTGAATATGTAATAACAGTGAAAGGAGTTTTAAGACGAAGACCCCCTGGGATGGAAAATCCCAAGATTCCAACAGGGGAAGTGGAGCTTGTAGCCAAAGATCTTGAAATCCTTAATACCTCTCATACACCGCCTTTCCCTATGGATGAAGACCTTTCTGAGGTTTCAGAGGCTATAAGACTGAAATATCGTTATCTTGAAATGAGGGCCCTAAATGGTCAGGAGCCCTTTATTTTCAGGCACAAAGTTAATCAGGCCCTAAGAGAATTTTTAAACGCAAGGGGATTTCTTGAACTTGAAACCCCCTATTTAACCAAAAGTACCCCCGAGGGAGCAAGAGATTATCTTGTGCCAAGCAGACTCTATCCTGGGAAATTTTATGCCCTTCCCCAATCTCCCCAACTTTTTAAACAAATTTTTATGGTGGCAGGCTTTGAAAGATACTATCAAATAGTTAGATGCTTTAGAGATGAAGATTTAAGAGCAGACCGTCAACCAGAATTTACCCAGCTTGATCTTGAGATGAGTTTTGTTACAGAAGAAGATGTTATGCAACTTGTGGAAGAACTCATTTCTCATCTTTTTGAAAAGACTATGGGAATTAGTCTTTCTGTCCCCTTTCCCCGTTTAAGTTATCAATATGCTATCTCCACTTATGGAACTGACCGCCCAGATCTACGCTTTGGCCTTGAACTTAAAGATGTTTCCGAAATAGCTAAAGCCTCCCAATTTCAGGTTTTTAGATCTGCTCTTGAAAAAGGGGGGTTTGTTAAGGGTATAAAAGTGCCGGCCCATTTCACAAGAAAGGAAATTGAAGAACTAACTTCCTTTGCCCAGGAGCTTGGGGCTAAGGGTCTTGCCTGGATAAAATACACCAAAAGAGGAACTACCTTTGAAGAAAAGTGGAGCTCCCCTATTGTCAAATTCTTTGACCCCACACTTCTTAATAAAATGGAGTTGCTTTTTGAGCTTGAAGAGGAGAAAGCAACCCTCCTCTTTGTAGCAGACACCCCATCACTAACCCATTCCATCCTTGGAGAACTCAGAAATCATCTTGCTAAAAAACTTTCCCTTATTCCAGAAAGGGAATTTAAATTCACATGGGTGGTTGATTTTCCCCTTTTTGAATACAGTGAAGAAGAAGGAAGACCAGTCTCTGTTCATCACCCCTTTACCCATCCCAAAGAAGAAGACCTTGAACTTTTAGAGAAAGATCCTTTAAAAGTTCGCTCAAAGGCTTATGATATTGTGTTAAATGGTATTGAAATTGGAGGAGGTAGTATTCGTATCCACAGAAGGGATCTTCAGCAAAGAATCTTTAAAATTCTTGGTATCTCTGAGGAAGAGGCAGAAGAGAAATTTGGCTTTCTCCTTCAGGCCTTAGATTTTGGCGCTCCACCCCATGGAGGGCTTGCCTTTGGCTTAGATAGACTTATCATGCTTATGCTTGGGAAAAAGAGCATTCGGGAGGTTATACCCTTTCCTAAAACCCAAAGAGGACAATGCCTTCTTACAGGAGCTCCCAGTGAGGTTAGAATTGAGCAAATTCTTGAACTTCACCTTCTACCAGGCTGGGAAAAAAAGAAAGAAGGCTCTTAA